Within Halorussus sp. MSC15.2, the genomic segment GCCGAAAAAACCCGTCCCCGTCGTCCTCCACGTGCTTTAAGTTATTCGGCTCCTCAGAACGTGGTATGACAGACGAAGACCTCCGGAAGCAGGCCCACGACACGGACGTGACCGTCTGGGTCGGCAAGTCCGGTATCGACGCGGTCACCGACGAACTCGCCGACCAGTTGGCCGACCGCGAACTGGTGAAGGTCAAGTTCCTCCGGGCCGCGCGCGGCGGCACGACGACCGACGAACTCGCCGAGGAACTGGCCGACGAGGTGGACGCCGACCTCGTGGAGACGCGAGGCAACACCGCAGTGCTGCACTGATGGTCGACCCGCTGCCATTCCTTGACCGCGTCCTCGACACGGGGTACGCGACGGCCGTCACGCAGGCCATCTACTTCGTCGTGTCGTTCGTCGCTATCTACGTCGTCGGCCGACTGACCGTGATTCCGCTCGTCGGACGCTTCCTCGACCGGCGGGACCTCGACAGTCACGCCAAGCGACCGCTGGTCAAACTCACGAAGTTCGCCGTCGTGTTCGTCGCCATCTCGGTCGCGTTCGGGTTCGCCGACTACGGCAACTTCCTGACGGCGCTGGCGACCATCGCGGCCGCGGCCACACTCGCCATCGGATTCGCGATGCAGGACGTCATCAAGAACTTCGTGGCCGGCGTGTTCATCTACACCGACAAGCCGTTCAAAATCGGCGACTGGGTGGAGTGGGACGGCGGTAGCTACTCGGGTATCGTGGAGGACATCGGTCTGCGCGTGACCCGCGTCCGGACGTTCGACAACGAACTGCTGACGGTGCCCAACTCCGCGCTGACCGACGGCGTCATCAAGAACCCCGTCGAGGGCGACCGACTCCGACTGAAGTTCCTGTTCGGCATCGGCTACGATGACGACATCGACCGCGCCACCGAGGTCATCGTGGAGGAGGCCGAAGCCCACCCCGACATTCTGGACGACCCCGCGCCCTCGGTCCGCCTCACGGAACTCGGCGACTCGTCGGTCGGTCTCCAGTCGCGCATCTGGATAGCCAACCCCTCCCGGAGCGACTACGTGAAGACTCGCGGGGAGTACGTCACCGCGGTCAAAGAGCGATTCGACGAGGAAGGCATCGACATCCCGTACCCGAACCGGACCCTCGAAGGCGGACTCGAACTGACGAGCGTCGAAGACGTGGTCGAAGCCGCGGACGACTGACCCCTCTGCAGAAGGCGGTTCTCTTTTCCCGGACTCGACGGCGATTCTCCTATCGACACGGCCCCAGCTACGGCCACGTCGCACCCGAAAACTGGAATGTGGCTAGAAGCGGCCGACCGCAGCGACGAAAGCCAACAACTAAGGCGGGGATTTGAGACTCTGCCACCTGCATGGCACGCGAGCGGTTGGAGAATCCGCCTCCACGAGTAGCAGGTAGTATCGACCGCGCTGGCACCGAACCTCTCCCGTCTGCGTCCGGTGGCCCGCCGCGATGAGGCGCGTCGCAGTGCTCGCGCTCACCGCACTCTTGGTGAGCGGTGCGAGTACCGGGGCGCTCGCGTTCGTTGACTCCGACGCCGACGGGGTCTCGGAGTTCCGCGAGTTCTTGGGACCGACCGACCCGACGGTCGCCGACACCGACGGTGACGGTCTGGACGACGGGACCGAACTCGAACGCGAGTCCGACCCCACGGCCGCCGACACCGACGACGACGGACTGAACGACCGCGAGGAGTCCGCGGTCCACGAGACCGACCCCGTTAATGCGGACACGGACGGCGACGGACTCGCCGACACGGCAGAGGTAAGCGAGTATCCGACGAGTGCCACCGTGAGCGACACGGACGGTGACGGATTCGCCGACGCCGACGAGGTGACCGAGCGCTCGACCGACCCGACGGTCGCCGACACCGACGACGATGCGCTGGACGACGGTCCGGAGGTGCGCGAGTACGGAACCGACCCGACGGTCGCCGACACCGACGCCGACGGTCTCGGCGACGGCGTCGAGGTTGGGACCGGGTCGGCCTTGGCGAAGGCCGACCCCCTGCGAAAGGACGTGTTCCTCGAAATCGATTACATGCGCGGAACGACCGTTCCGGAGTCGAAACTGGAACGCGTCGAGCGCGCGTTCGCGAACGCCCCGGTCACCAACCCCGACGGGTCGAGCGGAATCGCGCTCCACGTCCGCGTGAGCGACTCGCCCGTTTCGGCGGAGTCGAAAACGTCGCTGTCGGAGTACTCGAACACCTACTATCGGTCGGCGTACGACACGGCGGGGAAGGGGTACTTCCACGCGCTCGTCGTGAAAGAGGTTCCCGACGAGTCGGGCAACCGAGTCGGTCTCACTTCGACCGGCAACTCCGGGATGATAATCGAGGACCGGCCGAGTCGAGTCCGCGTCACGAAGACTATCATGCACGAACTCGGACACAACCTCGGTCTCCATCCGGACGAACACCGCGGGATAGACTCCTACGAGGTCCAGCCGAAGCGATATCCGAGCGTGATGAACTACCATCGACTCGGCGGGTGTGACTGTCACTACGACTACTCCGACGGGACCCACGGTCCGGACGACTTCGACGACTGGGGCCACATCGCGTCCGTACTCGACGAACAGGCACCGAACGCGAGCGACGCGACGACGCCCTGACGTTCGTCGGTCTATAGACGAACCAGACGAGTTCCCGATTTTTCTGAACGACCGGGCGCTGTCGAACGACGCATCTCCAGTCGCGTCGCTGTGTAGGTGACACCACCGTCTCCGTAGTGACGTGAGAATGCAGTATGAATGCGGACAGCCGGAATTGCCCGGCGTTCCGCGTCGGGGAGTCCCGGTCGCGTCCTCCACCCCGCAACCCTGCGAGCGATAGCTGTCCAGTGGTCCGCTGCTCGCTTCCGCGCCTGGCGGATTACCACCGGCTAACTCCGACTGCGACACTCCTGCGAGTGCCCGCCGGAGACCGCTATCCCCGCAGGACGAGGCTTCGAAGTTGGCTTCCGGGGCCCGGCGCGGTCTGACCGGACGCCTCCGGGGTTCGGTCCCCGCTAAAGGCCATAGTGCGGGAGACGAGCAGGGCCTAACTGCCCGACCTAGTCCATCTACAAGTAAGCGGGTGCGGACTTAAGGGCTTTTCGCAAATCGCGCGACGGGAGAGTTCCGTTCGGCGAGACCGACGGTCAACTGACGACGAGGATGGCCCAGACGTTGCCGACGACCACGAGCAGGCCGACGAGGAGGAAGACCGCGCTCCCCGCGCGGAACGTCCGGCGAGCGTCGTCGGTGAGACCGGGCAGGAGGAGCAGAACTACCGCCGTCATCGCCTTCAGTAGGACGAGTCCGCCGAGACCCGCCTCCGCGATAATCGCGGCGGCGACCGGGTTGACCTCGTCGAGTCCCATCGCCATCCCGACGCCGGTGGTTATCACGTCGCCGACCATCACCGCGACCACCACGCCGAACAGGAGCGGCGAGACGTACCCCCACCACGACCGGCCCTCGTCGCGGAGGACGTACTCGCGGTCCTCCTCCAGAAGGAACTCGTCGTCCCGGAGCATCCACCGCTCGCGCGCTCGCTCGGACTCCGCGAGGTCTCCAACCCCGTCGGCTCCGCTCCGAGCGTCGCCCGACGCGCGGTTCCAAGGCGTCGCGTCTCCCCGCGCGCCGGTCCCGGGGGTTTCGTTCTCGGACACGACGCCGACTACCGGCGCGTTCGGCTTTGTTATGCATCGGCTGACACCGATTCACGCACGGTCTGTGAGGGAGTAATCGGTCGCTACCGCTACAGCACGTCGTTGGCGAACCACCCGGCGGTGGCCGCGACCGCGAAGGCGGTCGCGAGGAGTAGCCAGCGGTGGTAGTCGAACGCCGCGACTGAAGTGAGACTGCCGACGAGTCCGCCGACCTCGACGGCCCACCAGAGGACGAGTAGCGTCATGAACCCGCCGAGGACGACCGTCGCGCCAGCAGCGGTCGGCGGGTCGGTCCGACCGTTGCGACCGGCCGCGAAGACCACGACGGCGACCATCGCGAACAGGCCGACAACGAGGTGAATCGGGAGGAACGTCGGCGCGCTGTAGTAGACGCCGACTTCGGGCGCGTCGATGAGGAAGTACGGTGCGACGACCGCGACGAGTACCGCCAGCGCGGCGACGACGCCGACAGTCGGGGCGGGCGTCTCGGGCAACCGTTTCTGCGACATACCCGACAGTTCTCCGGTGGCATCAAAAAGACCGGCGGTCGAGTCGGAAAAGTCACGTATCGGGCGACACAACGTATCGAGCATGGGATTCGGAAGCACGGCCAAGAAGGTCCAGAAGCTGGCCGACACCGCCGAGAAACTGTACGGCAAACTCAACGAACTCCGCGAGCAGGTCGCGGAGATGCGCGAGAAGTTGGACTCGACCAGCGAACGCGTCGAGCGACTGGAGCGCGAGAACGCCCAGCAGCGCGCGCTCCTCGAAGCCATCGCCAAGGAACAGGGCATCGACCCCGCGGACGTCGAAGCCGAGAGCATCGAGGGCGGAGACACGGAAACCGCGGCCGACGAAGCGGAAGCGTAGCGGTTCGGAACTGACGCCGACCCCAGATTTCGCCACCCCCGAGAGCGCCACACAAAAAAAGGTTAACCGCCTTCCCAACTTTTGCCTACCCGATGACAGACCACCGGACGCCCCTCGATTCCGTGTTAGACACGGTGGGCGAGACCCCGCTCGTCCGCGTGCAGGCGGCACCCGACGAGGTGCCGGTGTACGCCAAACTGGAGTCGTTCAACCCCGGCGCGAGCGTCAAGGACCGCATCGGCGAGTACATGGTCGAACAGATGCTGGAGCGCGGCGAGTTGGAACCCGGCGGCACCGTCATCGAACCCACCGCCGGGAACACCGGCATCGGGTTCGCCATCGCCGCGGGCCAACTCGGCGTAGACGCCGTCTTCGTCGTCCCGGAGCGGTTCAGCGTCGAGAAACAGCAGTTGATGGACGCGCTCGGCGCGGAGGTCATCAACACCCCGACAGAGGACGGCATGGGCGGGGCCATCGACCGCGCCCACGAACTCGCCGAGGAGATGGACGACGCCGTGGTCCCCCAGCAGTTCTCGAACCCCCTCAACGTCGAGGCCCACTACGAGACGACGGGACCGGAAATCTTCGAGGCGTTAGACGGCGAGGTCGGCGCTGTCGTCGCCGGGACGGGCACGGCGGGGACGCTGATGGGCATCGCCGAGTACGCGCTGGAACAGGACCCCGACACCCACGTCGTGGCGGTCGAACCCGAGGGGTCGCTCTACTCCCAGACGAAGGGCGAGGACGTGGAGGAGGCCGAGTACAAAATCGAAGGCATCGGCACTCACGACCCCGCCACGAACGAACTGTTCGACCCCGAACTCGTGGACGAGGTGCTACAGGTCCCGGACCGGCGCGCCCACGACGAACTGAAACGTCTCGCGCGCGAGGAGGGCCAACTCGTCGCGTCCAGCGCGGGCGCGGCCAGCGCGGCGGCCCGGCACGTCGCCGAGCGCATCCGCGACGGCGAAATCGACGCGCCCCACGACTCGGTGGCCACCGTCTTCCCGGACTCCAGCGAGCGCTACCTCTCGAAGGGCATCTATCGCTCGTTCGAGGAGTGGGAAGGGTAGTCGGCGCTGGCGAGGTGCGGTCCACGGTTTCAGTAACGCGGTTGCAGAATTGGCATCGGTCACAGGTGGCTTCCTTCGCATCTTCTCGACGACTGTGGCTTTCCTCGACGACGATTCGGAGGACACCAAGGATTCAGCAGACGCGGCGACCCGACCGACAGCGACGACACCGCAGACAGCACCGCGAGTTCGTGCGTGAGCCACGGAGTTACCGCACGGCCTCGCACCGCGACCTCGAACCGCCCCGGCATCCTGCGTTTCTCGGTCGTCACTTCGCTCCTCCCTGCGATACTCGTCCACCGGAGGACGCAGTGCGTCCTTCGAGCAGTCGGTCGATTCTCTCCCGACGACCTCGCACGCACGGGCGTGGCACGCAGGCCGCGCTGGCGTGCGCCTGACAAGTATTAGATAATCAGCGCGCGCCGGAGAAGAGGGGTCAGCGCGCCCCGAAGTCGCACTTTCGTCCGTCGCCTCGGGTCACGCCCACGGCGGTGTTTGGAGGTCGTGCATCGACTCGATGGTGTGGTGGGGCGTGTGGTCGGCGGTCGCGTCGGGTTGTTCGAGCCACACCGACCGGACGCCCGCGGCGTGCGCGCCAGCCACGTCCGCCCGGAGCGAGTTGCCCACGTGGACCGTCTCGTCGGCCGAGGCGTCCATCGCCGCGAGGGTGCGATGGAAGTGGTCCGGGTCGGGCTTGACCGGGCCGTCGGGTTCCGTGAACGTCATCGCGTCGAAGTAGTCGGCGATGTCGAGGGCGGCGAGTTTCGCGGTCTGGGTCTCGCGGTCGCCGTTCGTCACCAGCGCGAGGTCGTGGTCGGCGGCGAGGGCGTCGAGCGCCGACGCCGCGCCGGGCAGGAACTCGACCGCGGTCGGGTCCGGGTCCTCGTAGGCGCGGGCCACTGCGAGCGCGTCGGCGGCGGCACGGCCCTGCTCGTCGGCGATGCCGGTGAAGCACCGCTCGCGCAGTTCGACCGCGGAGTCGGCGGTCACCGTCGTCAGCCACCGCCGGAAGTCCTCGGTGTCGAAGAAGGGTTCGACACCGGCCCGGTCGAAGGCGTCGGCGAGTCGCTCGCCGGTCGAACGCGTATGCTCGCAGATGGTCTCGTCTAAATCGAGGAAGACCGTCGAGACGTCGGCGTCGGCATCGGCATCGGAGACATTGGCGTCGGAAGAGGCGTCGGCATCGGAAACGTAGTTCATTACCGGCGTCTACGCTCTCGGTGGCAAAAAGGGGTTCGTCGGTCGCCCGGCGTCCTCACGCGACCAGTCGCTGGTGTTCGACCTTGATGCACTTGTCTTGGACGACCCGCCGCCCGGCGTCCTCGGCGCGCTCGGCGGCCTCCTCGTCGGCGATACCGAGTTGGGTCCAGACCACGGCCACGTCGTCGCGGTCGAGCGCCTCCTCGACGATGCCCGACACCTCGTCGCTCGGTCGGAAGACGTCTACGATGTCCACCTCCTCCTCGACCTCGGAGAGCGAGTCGTAGGTCTCCCGGCCGAGAATCTCGTCGGCGGTCGGGTTGACCGGAATCACCTCGTAGCCGTTGTCGAGCAGGTACTTCGGAATCTCGTGGGCGTCCTTGCCGGGCGTGGACGAGCATCCGACGACCGCGACGCGCTCCATCCCCAGAATTTCGCGCAGTTCGGCGTCGCTCTGTACGGGCATACCTCACGTGAGGTCGTCTGCGTGCAAAAGGATTGAGGTTGCAGTAAGACCGGCCCGCGGACCCGCCTCGACCGTACCTTTATATCTGATAACGGACAACTCCCGGACATGAGCCTCCGACGCAGTCACCTCGTCGGCATCGCCCTCGTGGGGGTCTCGGCGCTCCTCAGCCTCGTCGCGTACCCCGAGATGCCCGCGGAGATGGCGACCCACTGGAACGCCGCGGGCGAGGTGGACGGCCGGACGCCGAAACTCGTCGCGCTCGCGGCGTTTCCGGCGCTCCTCGCCGCCACGCTCGCCGCGTTCGCCGCGCTCCCGCGAATCGACCCGCTGGGCGAGAACGTCGCCGAGTTCCGCGAGCAGTACGACACCTTCGTCGCGCTGTTGCTCGGATTCCTCGCGTACCTCCACCTGCTGGTCGTCGCCGCCAACGCGGGCTACGAGTTCGGGATGATTCGGGCGCTCGCGCCCGCCGTCGGCGCGCTGTACTACTACGTCGGCGTCCTCTCGGAGCACGCCGAGCGCAACTGGTTCGTCGGTATCCGAACGCCGTGGACCGTCTCCAGCGACGAGGTCTGGGACCGGACCCACGAGCGCGCCGCCCCGCTGTTCAAACTCGCGGGCGTCGTCGCCGCGACGGGTGCGCTCGTCCCGGCCTACGCCGAGTTGTTCCTCGCGGCACCGGTCGCGGCGGTCGCGCTGTACGCCACGGCCTACTCCTACGTGGAGTACCGGCGGGTCGGCGCGTAGCGCCGAAGCGAGACAGAGTCGCGTTCGGCCGTCCTACGTCCAACTGTCGAGACCGGTCTGGACGACCGACTCCTCGATGCGCTCGAAACCGCGTTCGACCTCGTCGGCGTGGACGCCCCACTCCTCGACCACGTACTCCCGGGCGGCGTCGAGGTCCGGGTCCATCTCGGCGTCGAACTCGTAGTCGTCGCTCACCGTCGGGTTCAGGAACAGTTCCCGAATTACGTCCACGTCCTTGTCGATGCTCGCGCCGCGGGCCTCCAGCACGCCCCAGATGTCGCCGTGTTCCTTGACGCCCTTGAGTGCGGTCTTCGGACCGATGCCCGAGACGCCCTCGTTGAAGTCCGTGCCACAGAGGATGGCGATATCGACCAACTGCTCCCACGTCACGTCGTGTTCGTCGAGCGTGGCCTCGAAGTCCATGAGTTCGGGGTCGCCCTTGCTGGTGAGTTGGCGGAGCGTGAGCGGTGCCCCGAGCAGGAGCGAGTCGTAGTCCTCGGTCCCGCAGTAATCGACCGCGCCCGTCCGATTCATGTGCGCGGCCTGCGACTCGCCTTCGCCCGGAGCCTCGATGTAGGGCACGTCGAGGCGGTCGAACAGCTCGCGCGTCGTGCGCTGAATCGTGTCGGTGAGGCGCTGGGTGTGGGCGTCGAGTCGGGCGACTTCGACAGCATCACCCGCCTCGCGGGCCTCCTCCAGTTTCTCCTCGCGCTTCTCGCGCTCCTCGCGGCGCTGTTCGATTTCGGCGGTCTTGTGGTCGGTCACCGCGCCGTCGAAGACGAAGACTGGCGTCAGGTCGTTCTCGAAGAACTTCGGTAGGCCTTGCACGACGCCGACGAGGTTTGCGACTTCGGTCCCGTCGTCGGTGGTGTACACCTCGTCGCTCGTCCACTTGACGGTCGTCGTGAGGTACTTGTAGAGCCAGTTGTGCGCGTCCACGGCGACGACGCTCCCCTCCAGTTCCTCGAAGGGGACCTCCTCCAGCACTGCGAGTTGACGTAAATCAGAGTTTCCCATTAGGTGACGGTAGGCTTCGCGGGGGTTTGAAAGCTACTGCTCGGCGCGCCAACACCGGGACTCACTCCCAGCGACTCGGCAGTTCCTCGTTCGCGGGACCGTCCAACACGTCGCCGTCTATCGAGAACCGCGACCCGTGACAGGGGCAGTCCCACGACCGCTCGCCGTCGTTCCAGTGGACGATACACCCCATGTGGGTGCAGACCGCCGACCTGACGTGGAGGTCGCCCTCCTCGTCGCGGGCCACTGCGAGCGGTTTCCCGTCGCGCCGCACCACCTCGCCAGCGCCCGGTGGAACCGTCTCGTCCGCCGTCCCGAGCAGTGCCTCGGCCCAGTCTCGGGTGAACTCCTTGCCGACGTTGGCGTTCTCGGTGACGAGTTTCTTGCCCGCCGCGCCGGGGTCGATGCGCTCGGGGTCGAACGTGTGCGCCCAGAGGCGGTTCGGGTCGCCGCGGGCGAACTGCGCCAGCAGCATCCCCGCGGCGGTCCCGTTGGTCATCCCCCAGCCGCCGTACCCCGTCGCGCCGTAGACGTTCTCGTACCCCGGGCCGAGTCGCCCGACGTAGGGAATCTTGTCCGCCGAACTGAAATCCTGCGTGGACCACCGGTACTCCACCGACTCCACGTCGAAGTGCTCGCGGGCCTGCCGTTCGAGTCTCCGGTAGCGCTCGGTCGTCGAACCGCCCTGTCCGGTCTTGTGACTCTGGCCGCCCACGAGAGTTAGGTTCCCCTCCGCACCGGGATACGGGCGCACCGAGAAGTACGACTGGGACTTCCGGTAGAACATCCCCTCGGGCGGTTCCTCCGCGAGGCGGACGCCGAGGATGTACGACCGATGCGGGAACTGTCGGGCGAAGTAGGCCGCCGGGTCCTCGATGGGGAAGTGGGTCGCGACGAGGACGGTGTCGGCGGTCACGGTGCCGTGCGGAGTTTCGACCTCGCAGGGCGACCCGTCACCGATGCCGGTCGCCTTCGTGTTCTCGAAGACGTGACTTCCCTCACCGGGAATCTCCTCGGCGAGGTCCAGCAGGTACTTCCGGGGATGGAAGTGGACCTGCTCGTCGAACCTGACCGCGCCCGCGCTTCGCCCGGGGAACGGCGGGTCCTCGACGAACGCGGCGGGGAGACCCAGCGACTGGGCGACCGACACCTCGCGTTCGACCTGACCGCGCTTTTTCTCGTCGGTGACGTAGGTGTAGGCCGGAAGCCGGCCGAAGTCGCAGTCGATGTCGTGGCTCTCGACGCGGTCCGCGATTTCCTCGACGGCGGCCGAGTTGGCCTCGGCGTACCCCTGCGCTCGTTCCCGGCCGTGTTTCTCCAGCAGTTGGTGGTAAATCAGCGAGTGCAGCGACGTGACCTTCGCGGTGGTCTTCCCCGTAACTCCTTCGACGATTCGACCCTTCTCAAGCAGTGCGACGTCCTGACCGGCCTCCTTGCAGTGGACCGCCGCGGTCACTCCAGTGATGCCGCCGCCGAGGACAACCGTGTCCACTCGGCGGTGCCCGTCCATCGTCGGAAAATCCGTCCGAGGCGTCGTGTCCATCCACAGCGATTCGTGGCGCCCCCGTAGCGAGTCTCGTTCACTCATTCCCAGAACCCCCGGATTCGATACTGGTTCGACGCCGCTCGGTTTAACCCCGGTGGCCAGCGCGGCCGCTGTCCGTCGAGGTCGGGTCGTATCGCACTTCGCGTGGTCTGAGTAGGGGAACGGCGGGTTACGGCGACTCGACTCGCTCGGGCGGGTCGGCGTGGGACTTCGCGGCCAAGAACGACCGCTCTTCGTCCGCGAGGCGGTCGCGCTCGCGGTAGACGTCCAGCCCTGACTGGTAGCGCTCGCGCGACCGGTCGCCCGGCAGGGCAAGCACCAGTTCTGCGAGACCGGTCTGCTCGCCGGTGTAGCCGAACCCGGCCTTGTAGAGGGCGTGGTACGCGAAGGCGTTGTTCACCGCGATTTTCACGCGGTCGTACTCTCGCTCGCGGAGGCGCGCGGTCGTGAACCGGGCGAGGCGCGCGCCCAGACCCTCCCCGCGGCGGTCCTCGCGGACGGTCACGTACCGAAGCCACGCCGTCGCCGGGTCAGTCCGGTCCTCGTTGAACGCGACGGCGGCGACGATTCGGTCGTCCTCGACCCAGTCGCGGTCCCGTTCGGGGTCTCGCCCGGAATCCACCTCGCGTTCCCCGGACCCGTCGTCTGTCTCGACTTCGCGTTCGTCGGTTCCCTCTCCGTCACTGTCCCCGTCTTCTCCCTCGTCCTCGCGCACGACCGCCTTCCCCGTGTTCGACATCACGAACTTCCCGGCGTAGCTGAACTCGCGGTGGTCGAGTCGTATCTGGGGACCGTCCTCCGGCCATCCCACCAGCGAGTACTCCATGAGTCCGGTTTCGGTTTCGCGCGGTAACTGTGCTTCGCTCGGGTCCCCGTCCAGATTTCCGTCTCCGTGGTCCAACTTGTGTTCCGACGAGCCACCCGATTGCCCGAGTCGCGACTCCCGACCTGCAATCGACAGTCACGCCGACCGGAGTCCGGTTTTTTTGCCGTCTCGGCACGTCGTCTCGACCATGAGCCACGCGCTTGGCGACACCGCCACCTTCGACCGAACGGCCCGGTTCTACGACTGGTTCGCGCCGACGCCCGACGCCGCCGAGTTCCGCGACGCCCTCTCGTTCGCCGACCGAGAGGTAGAACGCGTCCTCGACGTGGGCGGGGGAACCGGCCGGGGCGCGAGCGCGCTCGGCGTCTCCGAGCGCATCGTCGCCGACGCCGCCGAGGGCATGACGCAGCAGGCGCGCAGGAACGGGTTCGAGGCGGTCCGGGCCGACGCCGCGACCCTCCCGTTCGCCGCAGAGGGCGTCGATGCGGTCCTCGTCGTGGACGCGCTCCACCACTTCGGCGACTACGAGCGCGCCGTCGCGGAGGCGGCGCGCGTCCTCCGGCCCGGCGGCGTCCTCGTGATTCGGGAGATAGACCCGACGTCGCTGGTCGGCCGAGTCGTCGAAGTCGGCGAACACCTCTACGGCTTCGATTCGACGTTCTTCGCGCCCGAGGACCTCGGCCGGGCGGTCGCCGACGCGGGACTCGACGCCAGATTCCGGACGTCGGGGTTCGAGTACACCGTCGTCGGGCACGCATCGCGGGAATGATAATCGCCCGGGTCTAAAGCGGCGCCATGAGCAACGCCGACGGACTCCTGCGCTCGCGGGTGAACCGCTCTCCGGGTACGGCGCGCCTCGCGCTCGGCGACCTGTTGGTGATGGTCGGATTCCTCGTGATGGGCGAACTCCGCCACGGGGTGAACCCCGTCACGATGCCGGGCCGCGTCGCGGGCACGATAGCCCCGTTCCTCGCCGGGTGGGTCGTCGCCGCGTTCGTGGTGGGGACGTACGCGCCGGGCGCGACGCGAACGGTTCGGACCGCGGTCCAGCGAGCGGCCGGGGCGTGGGTCCTCGCGGCCGCTATCGGGTTGGCGCTTCGCTCGACAGAAGTCTTCCACGGCGACGCGCCGTGGACCTTCGCGCTCGTCGTGACCGCCACCGGCGTCGTCTTCTTCTCGGCGTGGCGCGCGACGGTGGCGTCGCTGCGCTGAGGGGCCGCGCGCCGGGCGGACCAACGTTTATAGGGGAGAGCGCGCGATGCTCGGGTATGACGACCGTCACGACGAGTCGGCGCGGACGGAGTCGAGAACGCCGTCGCCGGGTTGCACCGTCACGGAACGCCTTTAGGCACCGGACGCAAACGACGAATCGATGACACGGGTGATACACACGGGGGACACCCACCTCGGGTATCGGCAGTACCACTCCCCCGAGCGACGGGAGGACTTCCTCCGGGCCTTCGAGCAGGTGATAGACGACGCCATCGCCGAGGACGTAGACGCCGTGA encodes:
- a CDS encoding SdpI family protein is translated as MSLRRSHLVGIALVGVSALLSLVAYPEMPAEMATHWNAAGEVDGRTPKLVALAAFPALLAATLAAFAALPRIDPLGENVAEFREQYDTFVALLLGFLAYLHLLVVAANAGYEFGMIRALAPAVGALYYYVGVLSEHAERNWFVGIRTPWTVSSDEVWDRTHERAAPLFKLAGVVAATGALVPAYAELFLAAPVAAVALYATAYSYVEYRRVGA
- a CDS encoding PLP-dependent cysteine synthase family protein, translated to MTDHRTPLDSVLDTVGETPLVRVQAAPDEVPVYAKLESFNPGASVKDRIGEYMVEQMLERGELEPGGTVIEPTAGNTGIGFAIAAGQLGVDAVFVVPERFSVEKQQLMDALGAEVINTPTEDGMGGAIDRAHELAEEMDDAVVPQQFSNPLNVEAHYETTGPEIFEALDGEVGAVVAGTGTAGTLMGIAEYALEQDPDTHVVAVEPEGSLYSQTKGEDVEEAEYKIEGIGTHDPATNELFDPELVDEVLQVPDRRAHDELKRLAREEGQLVASSAGAASAAARHVAERIRDGEIDAPHDSVATVFPDSSERYLSKGIYRSFEEWEG
- a CDS encoding DUF5798 family protein, which produces MGFGSTAKKVQKLADTAEKLYGKLNELREQVAEMREKLDSTSERVERLERENAQQRALLEAIAKEQGIDPADVEAESIEGGDTETAADEAEA
- a CDS encoding DUF5658 family protein, coding for MSENETPGTGARGDATPWNRASGDARSGADGVGDLAESERARERWMLRDDEFLLEEDREYVLRDEGRSWWGYVSPLLFGVVVAVMVGDVITTGVGMAMGLDEVNPVAAAIIAEAGLGGLVLLKAMTAVVLLLLPGLTDDARRTFRAGSAVFLLVGLLVVVGNVWAILVVS
- a CDS encoding FAD-dependent oxidoreductase — translated: MDTVVLGGGITGVTAAVHCKEAGQDVALLEKGRIVEGVTGKTTAKVTSLHSLIYHQLLEKHGRERAQGYAEANSAAVEEIADRVESHDIDCDFGRLPAYTYVTDEKKRGQVEREVSVAQSLGLPAAFVEDPPFPGRSAGAVRFDEQVHFHPRKYLLDLAEEIPGEGSHVFENTKATGIGDGSPCEVETPHGTVTADTVLVATHFPIEDPAAYFARQFPHRSYILGVRLAEEPPEGMFYRKSQSYFSVRPYPGAEGNLTLVGGQSHKTGQGGSTTERYRRLERQAREHFDVESVEYRWSTQDFSSADKIPYVGRLGPGYENVYGATGYGGWGMTNGTAAGMLLAQFARGDPNRLWAHTFDPERIDPGAAGKKLVTENANVGKEFTRDWAEALLGTADETVPPGAGEVVRRDGKPLAVARDEEGDLHVRSAVCTHMGCIVHWNDGERSWDCPCHGSRFSIDGDVLDGPANEELPSRWE
- a CDS encoding HAD family hydrolase, with translation MNYVSDADASSDANVSDADADADVSTVFLDLDETICEHTRSTGERLADAFDRAGVEPFFDTEDFRRWLTTVTADSAVELRERCFTGIADEQGRAAADALAVARAYEDPDPTAVEFLPGAASALDALAADHDLALVTNGDRETQTAKLAALDIADYFDAMTFTEPDGPVKPDPDHFHRTLAAMDASADETVHVGNSLRADVAGAHAAGVRSVWLEQPDATADHTPHHTIESMHDLQTPPWA
- the fen gene encoding flap endonuclease-1, with product MGNSDLRQLAVLEEVPFEELEGSVVAVDAHNWLYKYLTTTVKWTSDEVYTTDDGTEVANLVGVVQGLPKFFENDLTPVFVFDGAVTDHKTAEIEQRREEREKREEKLEEAREAGDAVEVARLDAHTQRLTDTIQRTTRELFDRLDVPYIEAPGEGESQAAHMNRTGAVDYCGTEDYDSLLLGAPLTLRQLTSKGDPELMDFEATLDEHDVTWEQLVDIAILCGTDFNEGVSGIGPKTALKGVKEHGDIWGVLEARGASIDKDVDVIRELFLNPTVSDDYEFDAEMDPDLDAAREYVVEEWGVHADEVERGFERIEESVVQTGLDSWT
- a CDS encoding GNAT family N-acetyltransferase, coding for MEYSLVGWPEDGPQIRLDHREFSYAGKFVMSNTGKAVVREDEGEDGDSDGEGTDEREVETDDGSGEREVDSGRDPERDRDWVEDDRIVAAVAFNEDRTDPATAWLRYVTVREDRRGEGLGARLARFTTARLREREYDRVKIAVNNAFAYHALYKAGFGYTGEQTGLAELVLALPGDRSRERYQSGLDVYRERDRLADEERSFLAAKSHADPPERVESP
- a CDS encoding mechanosensitive ion channel family protein; translated protein: MMVDPLPFLDRVLDTGYATAVTQAIYFVVSFVAIYVVGRLTVIPLVGRFLDRRDLDSHAKRPLVKLTKFAVVFVAISVAFGFADYGNFLTALATIAAAATLAIGFAMQDVIKNFVAGVFIYTDKPFKIGDWVEWDGGSYSGIVEDIGLRVTRVRTFDNELLTVPNSALTDGVIKNPVEGDRLRLKFLFGIGYDDDIDRATEVIVEEAEAHPDILDDPAPSVRLTELGDSSVGLQSRIWIANPSRSDYVKTRGEYVTAVKERFDEEGIDIPYPNRTLEGGLELTSVEDVVEAADD
- a CDS encoding YhbY family RNA-binding protein: MTDEDLRKQAHDTDVTVWVGKSGIDAVTDELADQLADRELVKVKFLRAARGGTTTDELAEELADEVDADLVETRGNTAVLH
- a CDS encoding CoA-binding protein, with product MPVQSDAELREILGMERVAVVGCSSTPGKDAHEIPKYLLDNGYEVIPVNPTADEILGRETYDSLSEVEEEVDIVDVFRPSDEVSGIVEEALDRDDVAVVWTQLGIADEEAAERAEDAGRRVVQDKCIKVEHQRLVA